Proteins from one Penicillium digitatum chromosome 2, complete sequence genomic window:
- a CDS encoding zinc finger HIT domain-containing protein 1 — protein MPIGTRIFLPLRGRLGIRSFSSSRAHWESAMPLPSSKPVGAFRGGVFGFLTGSVAAGASVYYYILSEYRLANEMLSDDISALQKATIKLQSYITELESRVDQLNKKK, from the exons ATGCCTATTGGCACAAGGATCTTTCTCCCTTTGCGCGGACGCCTCGGCATCCGgtccttctcatcctccCGTGCCCACTGGGAGTCCGCCATGCCGCTACCATCAAGCAAGCCCGTGGGAGCTTTCCGCGGAGG TGTCTTTGGGTTCTTGACTGGATCTGTTGCCGCCGGCGCGTCGGTGTACTATTACATCCTATCTGAGTACCGACTGGCCAATGAGATGTTGTCTGATGACATTTCG GCACTTCAAAAGGCTACCATTAAGCTCCAGTCGTATATTACAGAACTGGAGTCCAGAGTTGATCAGCTgaacaaaaagaaataa
- a CDS encoding Zinc finger, HIT-type has protein sequence MFRVELVSDTSTATPGWSYAPARGFDPTQAMAPTLGRKRGIRDAGKGGDISSRQANAIARHIAELDRENQRDVTIPAPVKQAREAGARGTRAKTTSNVRRILQSQKTFRNHLDDEEAAIASGSGGIAGMQGAGGANLVAAKGGKAAARRSATPASTAGIKRPSAAMAGTPTGASTPAQETTDAETDVDDEPLRKPKLIKSEYDNDPLLRSYAPPVPSDRLMQRLLAEPPLSYHASRAKPLASGRPGRHFCCMCGYWGKIRCKSCHLRTCGLDCYKVHEDSRCGAFF, from the coding sequence ATGTTCCGCGTCGAACTCGTCTCCGACACATCAACAGCCACACCAGGCTGGTCCTACGCCCCAGCCCGGGGCTTCGACCCCACCCAAGCGATGGCCCCAACCCTAGGCCGCAAACGCGGCATCCGCGACGCCGGCAAAGGCGGCGATATTTCCTCACGACAAGCGAACGCAATCGCCCGCCACATTGCCGAACTAGACCGCGAGAACCAGCGCGACGTCACCATCCCCGCACCAGTGAAACAAGCCCGCGAAGCCGGCGCACGCGGCACAAGAGCAAAGACCACCTCGAACGTCCGCCGCATCCTCCAATCCCAAAAGACCTTCCGGAACCACCTCGACGACGAAGAAGCGGCAATAGCATCTGGCAGCGGGGGTATAGCAGGTATGCAGGGCGCAGGAGGCGCGAACCTCGTTGCGGCCAAgggaggcaaggctgctgcGCGCCGCAGCGCGACACCGGCCAGCACGGCAGGCATCAAACGTCCGTCGGCGGCTATGGCGGGTACGCCGACTGGTGCGTCGACGCCTGCGCAGGAGACTACGGATGCGGAAAcggatgttgatgatgagcCGCTGCGGAAGCCGAAACTTATCAAGTCGGAATATGATAATGATCCCTTGCTGCGCTCGTATGCGCCGCCTGTGCCTTCTGATCGGCTTATGCAGAGGCTGCTGGCGGAGCCGCCGCTTTCTTACCATGCGTCGCGGGCGAAACCGCTGGCGTCGGGGCGGCCGGGACGGCACTTTTGTTGCATGTGTGGATACTGGGGGAAGATTCGGTGCAAGAGTTGTCATTTGAGGACTTGTGGCTTGGATTGCTACAAGGTTCATGAGGATTCGAGGTGTGGTGCTTTCTTCTAG
- a CDS encoding Glycerol:H+ symporter (Gup1), putative, which produces MPSILAWLRRVYSLDTLDTRFTSSATPAHTNTRPSAKDARNATAQGASSSLWRTPEFLVYYLFFIILVPLMFKTIINVSKESHPTYSTYSHLLSPGWIPGRQVDNSDAQYESFRNNIPALLLLLIAHPLARRVYRLYMNRANVETKRSSHSVIGAGEAQLEQRMRFDFWFGLIFIIGLHGVSALKVLLILLFNFRIGKDVPRAYVPAATWIFNIGILFANELSGGYSLERIAKAFASGSGASEDGADVLVQWGQTLDSLGGLMPRWEVLFKVAVLRLISFNMDKYWSIDYLAASPIEKKQLDPTTLSDRDRVRIPAEPTAFTFRNYIAYMLYSPLYLAGPILTFNDYVSQQRYTAASVTRARITMYAVRFGLTLLCMELILHYIYAVAISKANPDWSAFTPGQLSMLAFFNLHIIWLKLLIPWRFFRLWALIDGIDPPENMVRCMSNNYSALAFWRGWHRSYNRWIVRYIYIPLGGGGGRRPPGAPKPVSPPRSIFVGKFLQIRNFLLVFTFVALWHDINLRLLMWGWLITLFVLPEVLGGMLFPAHRWRSHPTAYRVLCGVGSVGNVLMMIIANLVGFALGLDGLKDLLANLTGSYSGLAYMISCCVVLFVGVQVMFEVREDELRAGINLKC; this is translated from the exons ATGCCCTCCATTCTCGCCTGGCTTCGGCGGGTCTACTCGCTAGACACCCTTGACACTCGCTTTACCTCCTCCGCAACCCCTGCCCACACCAACACGCGACCTTCCGCCAAAGATGCCCGCAATGCAACCGCTCAGGGCGCGTCATCTTCACTTTGGCGCACCCCGGAATTTTTGGTTTACTACTTGTTCTTTATTATCCTTGTCCCTTTGATGTTCAAGACGATCATCAATGTCTCAAAAG AAAGCCACCCAACCTACTCCACATACTCTCACCTTTTATCACCCGGTTGGATCCCTGGCCGTCAGGTC GACAACTCCGATGCGCAATATGAAAGCTTTCGCAACAATATTCCTGCCCTCCTACTCCTCCTAATCGCCCATCCGTTGGCTCGCCGTGTTTATCGGTTGTACATGAACCGCGCGAACGTTGAAACAAAGCGATCGAGCCATTCCGTGATCGGTGCGGGCGAGGCGCAACTTGAACAGCGAATGCGCTTCGACTTTTGGTTTGGACTGATCTTCATTATAGGGCTTCATGGAGTGTCCGCCTTGAAAGTGTTGTTGATTCTACTTTTCAACTTCCGAATCGGCAAGGATGTTCCTCGTGCCTACGTGCCTGCCGCTACATGGATCTTCAACATCGGCATCTTGTTTGCCAACGAACTCAGCGGCGGTTACTCCCTTGAGCGAATTGCGAAGGCGTTCGCTTCAGGCTCTGGGGCCTCAGAAGATGGCGCCGACGTGCTAGTCCAATGGGGTCAGACTCTAGATAGTCTAGGGGGACTGATGCCGCGATGGGAGGTCCTTTTCAAGGTCGCGGTGTTGCGCCTCATCAGTTTCAACATGGACAAATATTGGAGTATAGACTACCTTGCGGCAAGCCCGATTGAA aagaagcaactAGATCCTACGACCCTATCCGATCGTGACCGGGTCAGAATCCCCGCAGAACCAACCGCTTTTACATTCCGCAACTACATCGCCTATATGCTCTACTCACCGTTGTATCTGGCTGGTCCGATCTTGACATTCAATGACTACGTATCCCAACAGCGATACACTGCGGCGTCAGTCACTCGAGCTCGCATCACGATGTACGCCGTTCGTTTTGGACTCACTCTGCTCTGCATGGAGCTTATTCTTCACTACATTTATGCGGTAGCAATCTCCAAAGCTAACCCAGACTGGTCCGCCTTCACTCCGGGGCAACTGAGTATGctcgccttcttcaacttGCACATAATCTGGCTGAAACTCCTCATCCCCTGGCGATTCTTCCGTCTCTGGGCCCTCATAGACGGGATTGACCCACCAGAGAACATGGTCCGCTGCATGTCCAACAACTACTCTGCTTTGGCCTTTTGGCGTGGCTGGCACCGTTCATACAACCGCTGGATCGTCCGCTACATCTACATCCCACtgggcggtggtggtggacgGCGGCCCCCCGGAGCACCCAAACCAGTCTCACCCCCCCGGTCCATCTTCGTGGGCAAGTTCCTACAAATCCGCAACTTCCTGCTAGTCTTCACCTTCGTCGCCTTGTGGCACGATATCAACCTCCGCTTGCTCATGTGGGGTTGGCTCATTACTCTCTTCGTTCTACCAGAAGTCTTGGGCGGCATGCTTTTCCCAGCCCACCGCTGGCGCTCGCATCCCACTGCGTACCGTGTTTTGTGTGGCGTTGGCTCTGTTGGAAACGTCCTCATGATGATTATCGCAAACTTGGTCGGCTTTGCATTGGGTTTAGATGGATTAAAGGATCTGCTTGCCAACCTAACAGGCTCCTACTCTGGGCTAGCGTACATGATTTCCTGTTGCGTGGTACTTTTTGTCGGCGTACAGGTTATGTTTGAGGTGCGCGAAGACGAGCTTCGCGCAGGCATCAACCTGAAATGTTGA
- a CDS encoding Acylphosphatase, with amino-acid sequence MSNIRVAFKVHGTVQGVGFRDFTQKCAKVGELKGWVRNTTCGRVEGEAQGSNEKVQKFLQCIDKGPSMAHVVKLEKCNLDVRDDEEGFAVMRTAESMFKPGN; translated from the exons ATGTCAAACATACGA GTTGCGTTCAAAGTCCATGGCACCGTTCAAG GTGTCGGCTTCCG AGACTTCACCCAAAAATGTGCCAAGGTTGGTGAGCTCAAGGGCTGGGTCAGGAATACTACTTGCGGAAGG GTCGAAGGCGAGGCCCAGGGAAGTAACGAAAAAGTGCAGAAGTTCCTTCAATGCATCGACAAAGGTCCTTCCATGGCTCATGTAGTGAAGCTGGAGAAGTGCAACCTGGATGTGCGGGATGACGAGGAAGGGTTTGCCGTGATGCGAACAGCAGAGTCCATGTTTAAGCCGGGGAACTAG
- a CDS encoding Alternative oxidase: MNTRSARAPWRAAAKPQYLHLAVRTYSGIAATTITPAFGESKRTSTFSLISKRLISSTPQNQITDYFPPPKTPNVKEVQTAWVHPVYTESQMRKIRVAHRQASNWADWVALGTVRMFRWGMDTATGYRHPKPGQELSGIFQMTEHKWLNRFIFLESVAGVPGMVGGMLRHLRSLRKMKRDNGWIETLLEEAFNERMHLLTFLKLAEPGWFMRLMVIGAQGVFFNGFFLAYLISPRICHRFVGYLEEEAVITYSRAIEELETGKLPEWKDLDAPEIAIKYWQMPEGQRQMRDLLLFVRADEAKHREVNHTLANLKQTHDPNPYQIEYIDPSISHPTKGIDNLKPEGWDRKEIFTIEWGKVNP, translated from the exons ATGAATACTCGATCAGCGAGAGCTCCCTGGCGGGCTGCAGCAAAGCCGCAGTACCTGCACCTTGCGGTCCGAACTTACTCGGGCATTGCAGCAACAACTATCACTCCTGCATTCGGCGAGAGCAAGCGCACATCGACATTCAGCCTTATATCCAAACGCCTTATTTCGTCAACACCCCAGAACCAGATCACAGACTATTTCCCACCACCAAAGACTCCAAATGTCAAAGAGGTGCAAACGGCATGGGTGCATCCAGT GTACACCGAATCGCAAATGCGAAAAATTCGCGTCGCCCACAGACAAGCTTCAAATTGGGCCGACTGGGTTGCCCTAGGAACTGTACGGATGTTCCGATGGGGCATGGACACGGCGACAGGATACAGGCATCCCAAGCCGGGCCAGGAACTCTCGGGTATCTTCCAAATGACCGAGCACAAATGGCTCAATCGGTTTATCTTCTTGGAAAGTGTGGCCGGTGTTCCCGGGATGGTGGGCGGCATGCTGCGACATCTCCGTAGTCTTCGCAAGATGAAGCGGGATAATGGATG GATTGAAACCCTGCTTGAAGAAGCGTTCAACGAACGCATGCACCTCCTTACCTTCCTGAAACTGGCCGAGCCAGGCTGGTTCATGCGGTTGATGGTTATCGGGGCACAGGGTGTCTTCTTCAATGGATTCTTCCTGGCATACCTGATCTCCCCACGTATCTGCCACAGATTTGTCGGATACCTTGAGGAGGAGGCTGTCATTACCTACAGCCGTGCAATTGAGGAATTAGAGACCGGCAAGCTCCCGGAGTGGAAGGATCTCGATGCACCCGAGATTGCGATCAAGTACTGGCAAATGCCAGAGGGGCAGCGCCAAATGAGGGATCTGCTGTTGTTTGTCCGCGCCGACGAAGCCAAGCACCGCGAGGTTAATCACACCCTCGCCAACCTCAAGCAAACTCACGACCCCAATCCCTATCAGATTGAGTACATCGATCCGAGTATAAGCCACCCGACGAAGGGCATTGATAACCTGAAGCCAGAGGGTTGGGATCGCAAAGAAATATTTACCATTGAATGGGGAAAGGTAAATCCTTGA
- a CDS encoding KAR9-domain-containing protein — protein sequence MDTPRRSMDFKVAPFRASSPSPSIPATAAISSYSSPGRTFSSGSSRSTSSSTSADARSSVSVTSSRHGYTRAFGAEFAESARHRDSVMSLGSIAHLQYYFARTGLLDGKTGRSREWKKDMKNKNNVPQVLITPNQRHVDEALVEGECEDEDPEVMLPPTVSTYSVKTHHIPPPPDLMFLRRQLTAALDKAETNIEAIKNGAEPPPRPIIRASLSPDDVPETTDDLQTRQVVVPMNKEEAQGMCILDDVTNAIRAAKIYYTTHENPERLASIKSEREIRSELLDVLEVLKRWAARHFASGLRDEERGRIQGWFVSARAMIAREKELEDLEAQERQNWDWATGDWRGRERLREESFLRSLLPGGDSLPTWEPVEEAASDSLPTAFLDRFRDGRALVQLHNLAIKRSKRPFGEITAYHLDIAKPYRQTENLQFWLKAAQLRWELRLDVDVTGVVQNSGPPAWEKFDTALLAWCKTVREELVRDWQAANPGRPPSAGLI from the coding sequence ATGGACACGCCCCGACGGTCCATGGATTTTAAGGTGGCACCCTTCCGGGCCTCCTCGCCGTCACCATCTAttccagcaacagcagctATCTCCTCGTATTCCTCTCCAGGCCGCACATTTTCCTCCGGGTCCTCCCGCTCCACCTCCTCCAGCACCTCCGCTGATGCCAGATCATCCGTGTCAGTAACATCCTCTCGCCATGGATATACCCGTGCATTTGGTGCCGAGTTCGCAGAATCAGCCCGCCACCGCGATAGTGTCATGAGTCTTGGCAGTATCGCCCACCTACAATACTACTTTGCCCGAACGGGCTTACTGGATGGAAAGACCGGGAGAAGCCGCGAGTGGAAAAAGGACATGAAGAACAAGAATAACGTGCCCCAAGTCCTAATCACCCCCAATCAACGACACGTGGATGAGGCCCTGGTGGAGGGTGAATGCGAGGACGAGGACCCAGAGGTAATGCTGCCGCCTACAGTCAGCACCTACAGCGTCAAAACGCACCACATCCCCCCTCCGCCAGATCTGATGTTCTTGCGCCGACAACTTACAGCCGCGCTGGACAAGGCGGAGACTAATATCGAGGCAATTAAAAATGGCGCAGAGCCTCCTCCTCGCCCCATCATCCGGGCTAGTCTTTCTCCGGATGATGTCCCCGAGACAACCGACGACCTTCAAACCCGGCAGGTGGTGGTCCCGATGAATAAGGAGGAAGCGCAAGGCATGTGCATCCTGGATGATGTTACCAATGCAATCCGCGCAGCCAAGATCTACTACACCACCCACGAGAACCCAGAGCGCTTAGCATCAATAAAGAGTGAACGGGAGATCCGCTCGGAACTGTTAGATGTTCTGGAAGTTCTGAAACGATGGGCTGCACGGCATTTTGCCAGCGGTCTACGAGATGAGGAACGTGGACGGATTCAGGGGTGGTTCGTGTCTGCGCGAGCCATGATAGCCCGCGAGAAAGAGCTAGAAGACCTTGAAGCCCAAGAGCGGCAGAACTGGGACTGGGCTACCGGTGATTGGAGAGGCCGAGAGCGCTTACGCGAGGAGTCCTTCCTGCGCAGTTTGTTGCCTGGTGGTGACTCCTTGCCGACTTGGGAACCGGTTGAGGAGGCTGCCAGTGACTCCCTTCCCACGGCGTTTCTTGATCGGTTCCGGGACGGACGTGCCCTGGTTCAGTTACACAACCTTGCGATCAAGAGGTCAAAACGCCCATTCGGTGAGATCACGGCTTACCACCTCGACATTGCCAAGCCATATCGGCAGACTGAGAATCTTCAGTTCTGGTTAAAAGCTGCCCAACTCCGATGGGAACTCCGGCTGGATGTTGATGTTACGGGGGTTGTACAAAATAGTGGCCCTCCAGCTTGGGAGAAATTCGATACTGCACTGCTGGCTTGGTGCAAAACCGTTCGGGAAGAGCTGGTGCGCGATTGGCAGGCGGCTAACCCTGGGCGACCGCCGAGTGCTGGCTTGATTTGA
- a CDS encoding Karyogamy protein, KAR9: MHATADSSTLATNLATPSPDTSTTSTSPPSLTPALSVSPNDSGASVSRRLKSKSSLWSLGSSNNNNEEESVPAEPTGAGRTSILRRLSPALAARVKLLDGSNRSAAQNRNANAVGRIPEEHLKELDNLHQDLSIKVKRKGQAWNRMNISPRQTKEYKRGTLKRVKLPQQDTPREIVDVQRKGLESSEAVVDGPELPTPPTIVVPETAQPMEQISPPTSMSVAEPVLAQLRAAPMPNLQPANNTQDARTDFEKYVDDTARREERSTEERSTEEQSAEEQSTLKPPPKDSPPADAVRSRSSSNSNSQSYFNPMGLQRADSIYSFSRASFSNQLSQLTSIPLPQPASLEASIENIATALSAVRALNGAAEQIQIWIKKASDVLNGLDSEDDVEWAAAGGREGLDEVDKAITRFECLVNVYVRAIENVQLRDDIATVDVDNLKTIEQVELAMEWEELWSNVLGDVGVEIDNLSGLIFEMEEKRHQALMDTSDTSGGLDINELETIVEESPAKARGHTQNRLSIGPLLTSTSGTPVIKTPQDDTSHSNLMAIFARMQPLKASLEFLPMRLSMFQGRAENIFPSACEEIEDRRNQLEKSYKVLETDAEALLKELAEDKWILVFRNAGAQAQKMFLSVERSIGKLQDGLETGMQVHNPSSLTKLIENYEAKKMHYVPAIERVVSIIQKGINDRLTVNGEILRLLSDMTSRTDALKASTKVMDTSLEDLHITKGHQLRDSISSILTVDSPATGSAIETPGSSPASSVVMAGNGCKRASTPMGNSGRRDSSVSSSTARSTMPPNRRYSSLPQATATHTGRKSSIPQPTGLVSPTPSHRSSSFFTPTPARSRTPAPPSTISNRPRWNASTNLNDLYNSSLRKSSAPVARTSRPSSTMSFSNSLRRETSASPISGGFRSASRVSSRFGSRSPHRNMLSPTPSRSSLLDPPPYSGLHRPAGMSSTPRSRQSFAGPSTTFSRSVSGAPGGMESPRKSSRPGTSLGHSSGRRASLLPLPKRTEKEQAKPVDSRPRWRHN; this comes from the exons ATGCATGCCACAGCCGACAGTTCAACTCTTGCGACCAACCTCGCGACGCCTTCCCCCGACACGTCCACAACATCAACATCGCCGCCGTCGCTCACCCCCGCGCTATCTGTGTCTCCAAATGACTCCGGCGCCTCCGTTTCCCGACGCCTAAAGTCCAAATCATCCCTGTGGAGCTTGGGgagcagcaacaacaacaacgaaGAAGAATCTGTCCCTGCTGAGCCGACCGGCGCTGGCCGAACATCGATCCTCCGCCGACTCTCTCCCGCCCTCGCGGCTCGCGTCAAGCTGCTGGACGGCAGTAATAGATCCGCAGCGCAGAACCGGAATGCCAATGCAGTCGGTCGGATCCCCGAAGAGCACCTAAAGGAGCTTGACAATCTTCACCAAGACCTTTCGATCAAGGTAAAGAGGAAAGGCCAGGCGTGGAATCGAATGAACATATCACCCAGACAAACCAAAGAGTACAAGCGGGGCACATTGAAACGGGTCAAGCTACCCCAGCAAGATACCCCCCGAGAGATCGTAGACGTGCAAAGAAAAGGCCTGGAGTCATCCGAAGCAGTTGTGGACGGTCCTGAACTGCCCACTCCGCCCACCATTGTGGTTCCGGAGACCGCCCAGCCCATGGAACAGATCAGCCCACCCACGTCCATGTCTGTTGCAGAGCCGGTTCTTGCGCAGTTGCGCGCAGCCCCCATGCCCAACCTCCAACCCGCCAATAATACTCAAGATGCCCGGACCGACTTCGAAAAATATGTCGACGATACCGCACGGAGAGAGGAACGGTCCACTGAAGAGCGGTCCACTGAAGAGCAGTCCGCTGAAGAGCAGTCGACTCTGAAACCACCTCCTAAAGACTCACCTCCCGCCGACGCCGTGCGCTCGCGctcttcatccaattccaacTCGCAATCATATTTCAACCCAATGGGTTTGCAGCGCGCAGACTCAATTTACTCTTTCTCCCGTGCATCCTTCAGTAACCAGCTCTCGCAGCTGACCTCCATTCCTCTCCCACAACCAGCCTCGCTCGAGGCCAGCATTGAAAACATTGCCACGGCGTTGTCTGCAGTGCGGGCCTTGAACGGCGCTGCAGAGCAAATTCAAATCTGGATCAAGAAGGCCTCAGATGTGCTGAACGGCTTAGATTCTGAAGACGACGTGGAATGGGCTGCGGCTGGTGGCCGGGAAGGGCTAGACGAAGTCGATAAAGCCATCACGCGGTTCGAGTGCCTGGTCAATGTGTACGTTAGGGCTATTGAGAATGTCCAACTTCGAGACGACATCGCCACCGTGGACGTGGACAACTTAAAGACTATT GAACAGGTTGAATTGGCAATGGAGTGGGAAGAGCTTTGGTCGAACGTGTTGGGCGATGTGGGTGTGGAAATTGACAACTTGAGCGGGCTGATATTTGAGATGGAAGAAAAGCGACATCAGGCGTTAATGGACACGAGCGATACCAGCGGTGGCCTTGACATCAATGAGCTGGAGACGATCGTGGAAGAGTCTCCTGCGAAGGCCCGTGGACATACGCAAAACCGTCTGAGTATTGGGCCTCTCTTGACCTCGACATCTGGCACCCCCGTTATCAAAACACCGCAGGATGACACCAGTCACTCTAACCTCATGGCTATCTTTGCTCGTATGCAGCCCTTGAAGGCATCCTTGGAGTTTTTGCCCATGCGACTATCAATGTTCCAAGGACGTGCTGAAAACATTTTCCCGAGCGCATGTGAGGAGATTGAGGACCGGCGAAATCAGTTGGAGAAGAGCTACAAAGTTCTTGAGACCGATGCTGAAGCTCTCCTGAAAGAGTTGGcagaagacaagtggatccTGGTTTTCCGCAATGCCGGAGCTCAGGCACAAAAGATGTTTCTATCGGTTGAACGTAGCATCGGAAAGCTTCAAGACGGTCTGGAAACTGGCATGCAGGTGCACAACCCTTCATCTCTAACCAAGCTCATTGAAAACTACGAGGCGAAGAAAATGCATTATGTTCCTGCTATTGAGCGTGTGGTCTCCATCATTCAAAAGGGTATTAACGACCGATTGACTGTCAACGGGGAGATTCTTCGTCTGCTATCTGACATGACATCCCGAACGGATGCCCTCAAGGCCAGCACCAAGGTAATGGATACATCACTCGAAGACCTGCACATTACCAAGGGCCACCAGCTACGCGACTCGATCTCCAGCATCCTCACAGTGGACAGTCCAGCCACAGGCAGTGCCATCGAGACCCCAGGAAGCTCGCCTGCGTCGTCCGTCGTCATGGCCGGCAACGGATGCAAGCGCGCCTCAACCCCCATGGGCAACTCCGGCCGTCGCGACAGTTCAGTCAGCAGTTCCACAGCCCGCTCGACTATGCCCCCAAACCGTCGTTATTCTAGCTTGCCGCAGGCTACAGCGACTCACACCGGTCGAAAGTCCTCCATTCCCCAACCCACGGGCTTGGTGTCTCCAACCCCATCCCACAGGTCCTCAAGCTTTTTCACACCGACCCCTGCTCGTTCTCGTACCCCAGCGCCGCCATCTACAATTTCTAATCGCCCGCGCTGGAACGCCAGTACGAACTTGAATGACCTTTACAACTCGAGCTTGCGGAAGTCCTCCGCACCAGTCGCCCGCACATCCCGGCCATCATCTACAATGTCCTTCTCCAATTCTCTCCGACGAGAGACATCTGCATCTCCGATTTCCGGCGGTTTTCGATCAGCCAGTCGCGTCTCGAGCCGCTTTGGTTCTCGGAGTCCCCATCGGAACATGCTATCTCCCACACCATCGCGGTCCTCGCTCCTCGACCCACCTCCGTACAGCGGGCTCCATCGACCAGCAGGGATGTCAAGCACACCTCGCAGTCGGCAGAGCTTTGCGGGCCCGTCCACAACTTTCAGTCGCAGTGTGTCAGGAGCCCCAGGTGGGATGGAGAGCCCAAGAAAATCCTCACGGCCAGGTACATCGCTAGGCCATTCTAGCGGCCGGCGAGCCAGTCTACTCCCGCTTCCTAAGCGAACGGAGAAGGAGCAGGCAAAGCCGGTGGATTCGCGTCCACGGTGGCGCCACAACTAA
- a CDS encoding GNAT family acetyltransferase, putative: MPSILEDPSTRNPPPRAHTDAAPTLTARKITLPKFSSAPMTLYPITGGPQTVPKDLIRFLHEEFTTEILRGGTYPMEQPMALDQFADYWFGTFAALAILDDEGEGLREGRDWERVCLGTFYIKPNYPGRCSHICNAGFLATTSARGKGVGQAMGETYLEYAPRLGYTYSVFNLVFANNPASIRIWEKLGFSVIGRVPKAARLANSEDLVDALIFGRELGN, from the exons ATGCCCTCCATTCTGGAAGACCCCTCGACCCGCAATCCCCCACCAAGAGCACACACAGATGCAGCGCCGACCCTAACAGCAAGGAAAATCACCCTGCCCAAGTTCTCCTCGGCGCCAATGACACTTTATCCCATCACAGGCGGACCTCAAACTGTCCCCAAGGACCTGATCAGATTCCTACACGAGGAATTCACCACGGAGATTCTCCGCGGCGGGACATACCCGATGGAGCAGCCGATGGCACTGGACCAATTCGCAGATTATTGGTTCGGGACGTTTGCGGCTTTGGCGATATTGGACGACGAGGGTGAGGGTTTAAGGGAGGGGAGGGATTGGGAGAGGGTTTGTTTGGGCACCTTTTATATCAAGCCTAATTATCCCG GCCGCTGCTCCCACATCTGCAATGCAGGCTTTCTCGCTACCACCTCTGCACGTGGCAAGGGCGTTGGACAGGCTATGGGCGAAACGTATCTGGAATATGCACCGAGACTA GGATACACATATTCAGTCTTCAACTTGGTCTTCGCCAATAACCCGGCCTCTATCCGCATATGGGAGAAGCTAGGGTTTAGCGTTATTGGACGGGTTCCCAAAGCCGCGCGGTTGGCGAATAGCGAGGACTTGGTGGATGCATTGATATTCGGACGTGAGCTGGGAAATTAA
- a CDS encoding Complex 1 LYR protein — protein MRIAQRLLMATPASIGSKSSLSEALALLPPLQLYRRILRVHRKLDPEMRVLGDSYVKNEFRAHRGVENPLHIIGFLTEWQLYAQKLEGDQWAGDKLDQAKLDKMSDQQLGQLLELMQALKKEGEGESQ, from the exons ATGCGCATCGCTCAGCGTTTACTCATGGCCACGCCGGCCTCAATCGGCTCAAAGTCCAGCCTCAGCGAGGCTCTTGCTCTCCTGCCGCCGCTACAGCTTTACCGGCGTATTCTACGCGTCCATCGCAAACTCGATCCCGAGATGCGCGTCTTGGGCGATTCTTACGTGAAGAATGAGTTCCGTGCGCATCGGGGTGTGGAGAATCCGTTGCATATT ATCGGGTTCTTGACTGAGTGGCAGCTATATGCGCAGAAGTTGGAGGGTGATCAGTGGGCAGGAGATAAGCTGGACCAGGCCAAGTTGGATAAGATGAGTG ATCAGCAACTTGGACAACTACTCGAGCTTATGCAGGCCCTGAAGAAGGAGGGAGAAGGAGAGAGTCAATGA
- a CDS encoding Methyltransferase small: MLPTPDTSHVSFDTIYEPSEDSYLFLDTFRRSTDVNRNACIATRKTAMTAIQAEQQPSPRSVHIASLTADLCAPLRPGSVDVLLFNPPYVPTEDLPRLPSAAENDPAVSEAMSRSAKFDNDSYFLSLTYAGGADGMETTDRLLDAIPGVLSVRGVAYVLLCKQNRPEQVMDRIRGWGGWQVETAGSSGMQAGWEKLVIWATIVLLPLIFNPYFLSLLSYF; this comes from the exons ATGCTTCCCACGCCAGATACTTCACATGTGTCTTTTGACACCATCTACGAGCCATCGGAGGACTCATATCTCTTTCTAGATACATT TCGTCGAA GCACTGATGTGAACCGCAATGCTTGCATCGCAACACGGAAGACCGCTATGACAGCCATCCAGGCAGAGCAACAGCCATCTCCTCGATCGGTTCACATCGCTTCATTGACAGCCGATCTGTGTGCACCTCTTCGCCCCGGCAGTGTGGATGTTCTCCTCTTCAATCCACCTTATGTCCCGACTGAGGATCTACCGCGTCTGCCTTCTGCGGCGGAAAATGATCCTGCTGTTTCAGAGGCCATGTCTCGCTCTGCCAAGTTCGATAATGACTCCTACTTTTTGTCCTTGACGTATGCGGGTGGAGCGGACGGTATGGAAACCACGGATAGGCTGCTTGATGCTATTCCCGGTGTGCTGTCGGTGCGTGGCGTGGCGTACGTCTTGCTCTGCAAACAGAATCGGCCCGAGCAGGTCATGGATCGCATCCGTGGATGGGGTGGTTGGCAGGTTGAGACGGCGGGGTCGAGTGGGATGCAGGCTGGGTGGGAGAAATTGGTTATT TGGGCCACAATTGTGTTGTTGCCTCTCATCTTCAACCCATATTTTCTT AGCTTGCTCTCCTATTTCTAA